Proteins found in one Neochlamydia sp. AcF84 genomic segment:
- a CDS encoding FKBP-type peptidyl-prolyl cis-trans isomerase gives MLYIQKEWRFDRAMLNKTKLLTLAGISTALILGTLVAHEDTTSHSAKNSLPNANSHASSTTEVDMKKLSEAFGHFIGKNLKSPGVAFDLDSIIKGMRDGAEGKAGPMSDQEYEALMFKVQEQAFAKLSEDNLKAAEAFMAKNAQETNVQTIVPGKLQYIILQEGTGTAVDEHGTPSINYTAKYIDGTVFDSSEATGGPVTIPLDQTTAGFSKGINGMKEGEKRRLFVHPDLGFGKTGQLPPNSAIIFEVEVVKAKGDTKNLKDIPEATEEEMLLLEESEATDSKK, from the coding sequence GTGTTGTATATTCAAAAAGAATGGAGGTTTGATCGCGCTATGCTAAATAAAACAAAACTTTTAACTTTGGCCGGTATTAGTACCGCTCTTATACTAGGAACTTTAGTTGCTCATGAAGATACAACGTCTCATTCAGCGAAAAACTCTCTTCCTAATGCCAATAGCCACGCCAGTTCTACTACTGAAGTCGACATGAAAAAGCTATCTGAAGCTTTTGGTCACTTCATCGGCAAAAACTTAAAAAGCCCTGGGGTAGCCTTTGATTTAGATAGCATTATCAAAGGCATGCGTGATGGAGCAGAAGGTAAGGCTGGACCCATGAGCGATCAAGAATATGAAGCTCTTATGTTTAAAGTGCAAGAGCAGGCTTTTGCCAAGTTATCAGAGGATAATTTGAAAGCTGCGGAAGCTTTTATGGCAAAAAATGCTCAAGAAACTAATGTACAAACAATTGTGCCAGGAAAACTGCAATACATAATCCTACAAGAAGGCACTGGCACGGCTGTAGATGAGCATGGAACTCCTAGTATTAACTATACGGCCAAATATATTGATGGAACTGTTTTCGATAGTTCTGAAGCCACAGGAGGACCGGTCACCATTCCCTTAGACCAGACAACCGCAGGTTTTAGCAAAGGAATCAATGGAATGAAGGAAGGCGAAAAACGACGTTTATTTGTCCATCCAGATCTAGGATTTGGTAAAACAGGCCAGCTACCCCCCAATTCAGCTATTATTTTTGAAGTTGAGGTAGTAAAAGCTAAAGGAGATACAAAAAATTTGAAAGATATCCCTGAGGCCACTGAGGAAGAAATGCTTTTACTTGAAGAAAGCGAAGCAACCGACTCAAAAAAATAA
- a CDS encoding tRNA (cytidine(34)-2'-O)-methyltransferase has product MKVVLYQPCIPQNTGNIVRTCAVTGNDLVLIPPLGFSISDRWLKRSGLDYWEGVNVQLIENLEELLESSCHSFTFFSSKATRLHTEVNYQANDYLIFGSETAGLPPIFFQKWPERFVRIPMIEGVRCLNLATSVGIAVYEAWRQNHFKQAKDKKN; this is encoded by the coding sequence GTGAAAGTAGTTCTTTATCAACCCTGCATCCCTCAAAATACTGGCAATATTGTACGCACATGCGCAGTAACTGGCAACGACCTTGTTCTAATTCCCCCCTTGGGGTTTAGTATAAGTGATCGATGGCTCAAAAGATCGGGTTTAGATTATTGGGAAGGCGTCAATGTTCAACTTATTGAAAACCTAGAGGAGCTGCTAGAAAGTTCTTGCCACTCTTTTACTTTTTTCTCTAGTAAGGCCACCCGTTTACATACGGAAGTGAACTATCAAGCTAATGATTATCTTATTTTCGGTTCTGAAACAGCAGGATTACCGCCTATCTTTTTCCAAAAATGGCCAGAGCGCTTTGTACGCATTCCTATGATTGAGGGAGTGCGTTGCTTAAATCTAGCCACTTCCGTAGGAATAGCTGTCTATGAAGCTTGGAGGCAAAATCATTTTAAGCAAGCAAAAGACAAAAAAAATTAA
- the trxA gene encoding thioredoxin, which yields MSEHLKHLDDDNFGTTIATGVTLVDFFADWCGPCKMIAPIIEELAGELAEQATIAKVDIEKAQKVTAQYGVTSIPTLIVFKEGKEIKRFVGVKSKQDLKEAITVSL from the coding sequence ATGTCAGAACATTTAAAGCATTTAGATGATGATAACTTTGGAACCACTATAGCAACAGGCGTGACTTTGGTAGATTTCTTTGCTGATTGGTGTGGTCCTTGTAAGATGATAGCCCCTATAATTGAAGAATTAGCAGGAGAGCTGGCCGAACAAGCTACTATCGCTAAGGTAGATATTGAAAAAGCTCAAAAAGTTACAGCTCAATATGGTGTAACTTCTATCCCTACACTTATCGTTTTTAAAGAAGGCAAGGAAATTAAACGCTTTGTAGGAGTAAAATCTAAACAAGATCTTAAAGAGGCTATTACGGTGAGCCTTTAA
- a CDS encoding rhodanese-related sulfurtransferase, with the protein MSHSLPYLVLAYYHFPHLPDPHAEVTAHKKFFEGRDVTCRIYISENGINGQMSASREDGQAYMDWMHARPEFKDMHFKLHEYHEHAFPRCTVKYRKQLVAVDERIDLSKRGEHVSPQRWKEMLEKKDDHILIDVRNDYEWKVGHFEGAELPPCETFKDFKHYVEDLKEKIDPQKTPVMMYCTGGIRCELYSSILIKQGFDKVYQLEGGIINYGLQEGSDYWLGKLFVFDDRLTVPISKEETKTIATCHHCNQPCDTYLNCANMDCNDLFICCNECSKKYLGCCQEQCQQAERVRPFQEDRPHKPFRKKHKYINIASNTPK; encoded by the coding sequence ATGTCACACTCCCTACCTTATCTTGTCTTAGCCTATTACCATTTTCCCCATTTACCTGATCCACACGCAGAAGTAACCGCCCATAAAAAGTTCTTTGAGGGACGCGATGTCACTTGCCGTATATATATTTCAGAAAATGGAATTAACGGCCAAATGTCAGCCTCTCGGGAAGATGGCCAAGCTTATATGGATTGGATGCATGCTAGGCCAGAATTTAAGGACATGCATTTTAAGCTTCATGAGTACCATGAACACGCTTTTCCGCGCTGTACTGTCAAATATCGCAAGCAACTGGTAGCTGTGGATGAAAGAATAGATTTGAGTAAGCGCGGTGAACATGTCTCCCCTCAACGATGGAAAGAGATGCTGGAAAAAAAAGACGACCATATTCTCATTGATGTAAGGAATGATTATGAGTGGAAAGTTGGCCACTTTGAAGGAGCAGAACTTCCTCCTTGTGAAACCTTTAAAGATTTCAAACATTACGTCGAAGATCTTAAAGAGAAAATAGATCCTCAAAAAACTCCCGTGATGATGTACTGCACCGGAGGAATTCGCTGCGAACTTTATTCTTCCATCCTTATTAAACAAGGTTTTGATAAAGTTTATCAATTAGAAGGAGGCATCATCAATTATGGTTTACAAGAAGGTAGCGATTATTGGTTAGGCAAACTTTTCGTCTTTGATGATCGCTTGACTGTACCTATCAGCAAGGAAGAGACAAAGACTATCGCCACCTGCCATCATTGTAACCAACCTTGTGATACCTATTTAAATTGTGCCAATATGGATTGTAACGATTTATTTATATGTTGTAATGAATGTTCAAAAAAGTATTTAGGGTGTTGCCAAGAGCAGTGTCAACAGGCGGAACGAGTACGTCCTTTTCAAGAAGATAGACCGCATAAACCTTTTAGGAAAAAGCATAAATATATAAATATAGCTTCTAACACTCCCAAATAG